The proteins below are encoded in one region of Acidimicrobiales bacterium:
- a CDS encoding NUDIX hydrolase N-terminal domain-containing protein, producing MPGHRVTDADLLRWSEALAGIARTGLAFTQSLYEQERFEEVLKVAADIRIAAGHDEGRFETEDLVSGWLDSVGQGVAGYVTPKVAVGAIVGNEKEELLLIQRGDSGVWLYPTGWADIGYSPAEVVVKEVAEETGIEVEPVRLVAVFDGLRLGARALPFYSLVFQCRLVGGELRPHPLEAREVGWFSEDSLPAPLAGAGLWRELAFRAIRGEPIEVAFDMPRRATWRG from the coding sequence ATGCCGGGACACCGGGTGACCGACGCTGATCTGCTTCGCTGGAGCGAGGCATTGGCAGGTATCGCGCGCACCGGACTGGCCTTTACTCAGAGCCTTTACGAGCAGGAGCGGTTCGAGGAGGTCCTCAAGGTCGCGGCCGACATCCGGATCGCAGCAGGCCATGACGAGGGCCGCTTCGAGACCGAGGACCTGGTGAGCGGCTGGCTCGACAGCGTCGGCCAAGGAGTCGCGGGGTACGTCACCCCAAAGGTCGCCGTCGGGGCGATCGTCGGCAACGAGAAGGAGGAGTTGCTTCTGATCCAGAGAGGCGACTCCGGCGTCTGGCTCTATCCGACCGGCTGGGCAGACATCGGCTACTCGCCGGCCGAGGTGGTCGTGAAAGAGGTTGCGGAGGAGACGGGAATCGAAGTGGAACCGGTCCGATTGGTCGCCGTCTTTGACGGGCTGCGTCTCGGGGCTAGGGCCCTCCCGTTCTACTCGTTGGTGTTCCAGTGTCGACTGGTTGGCGGGGAGCTGCGCCCGCATCCGCTGGAAGCGCGAGAGGTGGGTTGGTTCTCGGAGGACTCGCTACCGGCGCCGCTCGCGGGGGCCGGGTTGTGGCGCGAGCTCGCTTTTAGGGCTATCAGGGGCGAGCCGATTGAGGTCGCCTTCGACATGCCACGCCGAGCGACGTGGCGCGGATAA
- a CDS encoding FAD-dependent oxidoreductase: MGERLLVVGGDGAGMSAAAQARRRNPELEIVALEMGRWTSYSACGIPFLIGGTLDSSNDLIARSPEEFRAMRIDVRTEHEVIGLDLASRKAEVHNRAHGRTFQLGFDFLHIATGGRPKRPDLPGLDLPHVHGVQNLTDANRLLDDARALRPRQVVVLGSGYVGLELAEAFVTRGASVTVVEPGPEIMAGLDRDMAPLLSRAMRQAGITVRTGEEIQQVTETSVVTSAGEIPGDLVVLGLGVEPNSDLGARSGLDTGIRGALAVDRQQRTSSEGVWAAGDCCQSFHLLTGRPLYWPLGTVANKQGRVAGVNIAGGYATFPGVAGTAVTKVCRTEVGRTGLGEREADRAGFSAVACQVEGTTSAGYMPDAQSITVKLIAERRSGRLLGAQVVGGQGTAKRVDVIATALVGRLTVDDLLGLDLGYAPPFSSLWDPLQVAARQLLPQL; the protein is encoded by the coding sequence ATGGGTGAGCGCCTCCTCGTGGTAGGCGGTGACGGCGCCGGGATGTCGGCTGCCGCGCAAGCCCGCCGGCGAAACCCTGAACTGGAGATAGTCGCGTTGGAAATGGGCCGCTGGACGAGCTATTCGGCCTGCGGCATCCCGTTCCTTATCGGCGGAACTCTTGACAGTTCCAACGATCTCATCGCCCGCAGTCCTGAAGAGTTCCGCGCAATGCGAATCGACGTGCGAACCGAACATGAGGTGATCGGTCTGGACCTTGCCTCACGGAAGGCGGAGGTACACAACCGGGCGCACGGGCGAACCTTCCAACTCGGCTTCGATTTTCTTCACATCGCGACCGGTGGCCGGCCGAAGCGCCCCGACCTGCCCGGGCTCGACCTGCCGCACGTTCATGGCGTCCAGAACCTCACTGATGCCAACCGGTTGCTCGACGATGCCCGCGCGCTCCGTCCCCGTCAGGTCGTCGTGCTCGGCAGCGGGTACGTCGGACTCGAGCTCGCCGAGGCTTTCGTGACCAGAGGCGCGTCGGTGACGGTCGTGGAGCCAGGGCCGGAGATCATGGCCGGCTTGGACCGCGACATGGCTCCGCTTCTGTCGCGAGCCATGCGCCAAGCAGGCATCACCGTACGAACCGGTGAGGAGATCCAGCAGGTGACCGAGACCTCGGTCGTGACCTCGGCCGGGGAGATCCCGGGGGATTTGGTTGTCCTCGGACTCGGAGTGGAGCCGAACAGTGATCTCGGCGCTCGCTCGGGGCTCGACACCGGTATCCGCGGCGCGCTAGCGGTGGACCGTCAGCAACGCACTTCCTCGGAAGGTGTTTGGGCCGCCGGCGACTGCTGCCAGTCCTTCCACCTCCTCACCGGACGTCCGCTTTACTGGCCATTAGGGACAGTCGCCAACAAGCAGGGCCGGGTGGCAGGTGTCAACATCGCCGGCGGCTACGCCACATTCCCCGGGGTGGCGGGGACCGCGGTAACCAAGGTTTGCCGGACGGAGGTTGGGCGTACCGGGCTCGGCGAACGGGAAGCCGACCGCGCTGGTTTCTCGGCAGTTGCCTGCCAGGTGGAGGGGACTACATCCGCCGGGTACATGCCCGACGCGCAGAGCATCACAGTCAAGCTCATCGCCGAGCGCCGGTCAGGCCGACTCCTCGGCGCGCAGGTCGTGGGTGGCCAGGGAACCGCAAAACGCGTGGATGTCATCGCGACCGCCCTTGTCGGGCGACTGACGGTGGATGACCTGCTCGGGCTCGACCTGGGCTACGCACCGCCTTTTTCGTCACTGTGGGATCCCCTTCAGGTCGCTGCTCGCCAGCTACTCCCGCAGCTCTGA